The window GAGGCGTGCGGAGAGTTCGGCGAGCAGTCCGGCCGGCTCCTTGCCGTCGCCGAGGGCCGCCTTGCCGCCCCCGCCCTCCAGCTGGAGACGCAGCAGCGCCGCCTGCTCCCGGAGTTGGCAGTTCTTCATGTAGAGCTCGACGAAGACCGAGACCTTCGCGCGCAGCACCCACGGGTCGAACGGCTTGGAGATGTAGTCGACCGCGCCCGCCGCGTATCCCCGGAAGGTGTGGTGCGGGCCGTGGTTGATCGCGGTGAGGAAGATGATCGGGATGTCCCGGGTCCGTTCTCGCCTCTTGATGTGCGCGGCGGTTTCGAAACCGTCCATGCCCGGCATCTGGACGTCCAGCAGAATGACCGCGAAGTCGTCCGTGAGCAGTGCTTTGAGCGCTTCCTCCCCGGAAGATGCCCGAACCAGTGTCTGATCGAGCGCAGAGAGGATGGCCTCCAGCGCCAGCAGATTCTCCGGCCGGTCATCGACCAGGAGGATCTTGGCCTTCTGCACCATGGCCCGCCCTCCTCGTCCCGGCAGTGCACCGGGCGCCGCCCCAGGGGACGACTCCCTTGCGCCGCCCGTCCTTGTGCCGGTCATGGTAGCCGCACCCCGCCTGTCGCCACACCCTGTCACCGCGATGTCACTGTGCACGTAGCAGAAACGCAGTGGGAGACCAGAAGGTTCCCCGAATACCGGGTTTCTACACGGCTCCGGGCACAGTCAGTCAGCAACCCGGCACCCCGGACCGTTGGCCGATCGCCCCGTGCAAGTGACGCTCGCGATCATTTCCCTGCCACTCAATCATCCCCCGCCGCACGATCAAACCCCGCCGCCCGCTCACTGCCCACGCATCCACTGTTCCATCACGGAGAGCAGGTGATCGGGATCGACCGGCTTCGTCACGTAGTCGGAGGCACCCGACTCGAGGGCCTTCTCCCGGTCGCCCTTCATCGCCTTCGCGGTGAGCGCGATGATCGGCAGCCCCGCGAACTGGGGCATCCGGCGGATCGCCGACGTGGTCGCGTATCCATCCATCTCCGGCATCATGATGTCCATCAGGACGACCGTCACATCGTCGTGCTGCTCCAGCACCTCGATGCCCTCGCGGCCGTTCTCGGCGTAGAGCACCGACAGACCGTGCTGCTCCAGAACACTGGTGAGGGCGAACACGTTACGGATGTCGTCGTCGACGATCAGTACCTTCTCGCCCTCGAACCGGAAGACCTCGCGCGACCGTACGGTCACCTCCTCGTCGCCCGTGTCCCAGGCGTCCGGCGCCTGCGTCCGGTGCCCCGGCAGCGCGGGCCGCTGCTCGGCCGCGGGTACCGTCCGGCGACGCCGCCTGAAGAGCGCGGCGGCCCCGTTCTGGGTCTCCTGGTACGACTTGACCTCCGCCGGTGTCTCCACCCGGGCGTCGGCCTCGTCACCCGAGCCCGCCGGCAGCGCTCCGCTCTCCATGGACGGGGAGAGCTGCGGGTAGCCCTGCGGCGGCAGTTCGCTCGGGTGCAGCGGCAAATACAGCGTGAACGTCGAGCCGCGTCCCGGCTCGCTCTGCGCGTGGATCTCGCCGCCCAGCAGCCGTGCGATCTCCCGTGAGATGGACAGCCCCAGGCCCGTACCGCCGTACTTGCGGCTCGTCGTGCCGTCCGCCTGCTTGAACGCCTCGAAGATCACCCGCATCTTGCTGGCCGCGATGCCGATACCGGTGTCGGTCACGGAGAACGCGATCAGGTCGGCGTCCGCGTCCCGCAGCGAGCCCGCCTCCAGCAGCTGCTCGCGGATGGCCACCGGCACCTCCGCGCCCGCGGGCCGGATGACCAGTTCGACGGCTCCGGAGTCGGTGAACTTCACCGCGTTGGAGAGCAGGTTGCGCAGCACCTGGAGGAGCCGCTGCTCGTCCGTGTGCAGCGTGGCCGGCAGCTCAGGCGACACCCGTACGGAGAAATCGAGCCCCTTCTCCGCCGTCAGCGGGCGGAAAGTGGCCTCTACGTAGTCGACGAGCTGGACCAGGGCGATACGCGTCGGCGACACGTCCATCTTGCCCGCCTCGACCTTCGACAGGTCGAGGATGTCGTTGATCAGCTGGAGGAGGTCGGACCCGGCGCCGTGGATCGTCTCGGCGAACTCGACCTGCTTCGGAGTGAGGTTGGAGTCCGCGTTGTCGGCGAGCAGTTTGGCCAGGATCAGCAGCGAGTTGAGCGGCGTACGCAGCTCGTGCGACATGTTGGCGAGGAACTCGCTCTTGTAACGCATGGAGACCGCGAGCTGCTCGGCGCGCTCCTCCAGGACCTGGCGGGCCTCCTCGATCTCGGTGTTCTTGACCTCGATGTCGCGGTTCTGCTGGGCCAGCAGCTCGGCCTTCTCCTCCAGTTCGGCGTTGGACGCCTGGAGGGCCTTCTGCCGGTTCTCCAGCTCGGCCGACCGCTCCCGGAGCTGCTCGGTGAGCTCCTGCGACTGCTTGAGCAGCACCTCGGTCTTCGTGTTGACCGCGATGGTGTTGACGCTCGTGGCGATCATCTCGGCGATCTGGCTGAGGAAGTCCTTCTGGATGTGCGTGAACGAGTGGAACGACGCCAGTTCGATCACTCCGAGGACGGTCCCCTCGAAGAGCACCGGCAGCACGATGACATGCGCCGGAGGCGCCTCACCGAGCCCGGACGCGATCTTCAGGTACCCCGGCGGCACGTTCTCGACGAGAATCGTGCGCTTCTCCTTGGCAGCCGTCCCGATCAGCGTCTCACCGGGCCGGAACGACGTCGGCATGGAGCCCATCGAGTACCCGTACGACCCGAGCATGCGCAGTTCGTACGAGTCGTCGTGCGCGGCGCCCACGTCCTTGCCGTCGTCCAGCGGCATCGCCATGAAGAACGCGCCGTGCTGTGCGGAGACCACCGGAGTCAGCTCGCCCATGATGAGCGAGGCCACGTCGGCGAGGTCGCGGCGGCCCTGCATCAGACCGGAGATCCGGGCGAGGTTGCCCTTCAGCCAGTCCTGTTCCTTGTTGGCGATGGTGGTGTCGCGGAGGTTCGCGATCATCTTGTTGATGTAGTCCTGCAGTTCCTGGATCTCGCCGGAGGCGTCCACGTCGATCTTCAGGTTGAGGTCACCGCGGGTCACGGCGGTCGCCACGCGGGCGATGGCACGCACCTGCCGGGTCAGGTTCCCGGCCATCTCGTTCACCGACTCGGTGAGGTCGCGCCAGGTGCCGTCGACGTCGCGTACCCGCGCCTGGCCGCCCAACTGGCCCTCCGTGCCCACCTCGCGGGCGACTCGGGTGACCTCCTCCGCGAACGACGACAGCTGGTCGACCATCGTGTTGATGGTCGTCTTCAGCTCCAGGATCTCGCCGCGCGCGTCGATGTCGATCTTCTTGGTCAGATCGCCCTTGGCGATGGCCGTGGTGACCATCGCGATGTTGCGCACCTGTCCGGTCAGGTTGGACGCCATGCCGTTCACGGACTCGGTGAGGTCCTTCCACGTGCCCGCCACTCCGGGTACGCGGGCCTGGCCGCCCAGGATGCCGTCCGTACCCACCTCGCGGGCCACCTTGGTGACCTGGTCGGCGAACGAACTCAGCGTCTTCACCATGGTGTTGAAGGTGTCGGCGAGCTGCGCGACCTCGCCGCGCGCCTCGATCGTCACCGTCCTGGTCAGGTCCCCGTTGGCGACGGCCGCGGCGACCTGGGAGATGTTCCGCACCTGCACGGTCAGGTTGTTGGCCATCAGGTTGACGTTGTCGGTGAGGTCCTTCCAGATGCCCGTGACGCCCGACGCGTGCGCCTGGCCGCCCAGGATGCCCTCGGTGCCCACCTCACGGGCCACCCGCGTCACCTGCTCGGCGAAGGACGACAGCTGGTCGACCATCGTGTTGACGGTGGTGACCAGTTCGAGGATCTCGCCCCGCGCGTCGACGGTGATCTTCTTCGACAGGTCGCCCTTGGCGACGGCGGTCGTGACCTCGGCGATGTTGCGCACCTGGATGGTCAGGTTGTTCGCCATGAAGTTCACGGACTGGGTGAGGTCCTTCCAGGTGCCGGAGACACCCTGCACCTCGGCCTGCCCGCCGAGGATGCCCTCCGTGCCCACCTCACGGGCCACCCGCGTCACCTGCTCGGCGAAGTTCGACAGCTGGTCGACCATCGTGTTGAGGGTGTTCTTCAGCTCCAGGATCTCGCCGCGCGCGTCCACGTCGATCTTCTGCGACAGATCACCCCTGGCCACCGCCGTCGCGACCTGGGCGATATTGCGCACCTGGGCGGTGAGGTTGCCCGCCATGCCGTTCACGGAGTCCGTCAGGTCCCGCCACACACCGGCGACGCCGGGCACCTGCGCCTGCCCGCCGAGACGGCCCTCGGTGCCCACCTCGCGGGCCACCCGCGTCACCTGGTCCGCGAACGCCGAGAGCTGGTCGACCATCGTGTTGATGGTGTTCTTCAGCTCCAGGATCTCGCCGCGCGCGTCCACGTCGATCTTCTGCGACAGGTCGCCCCGGGCCACCGCCGTCGTGACCTGCGCGATCTGCCGTACCTGCGAGGTCAGGTTCCCCGCCATGAAGTTGACGGAGTCGGTCAGTTCCTTCCAGGTGCCCGACACGCCGTCCACGCGGGCCTGACCGCCGAGGCGGCCCTCCGTGCCCACGTCCCGGGCCATCCGGGTCACCTGATCGGCGAAGGACGACAGCTGGTCGACCATCGTGTTCACGGTGTTCTTCAGCTGGAGCATCTCTCCGGAGACGTCGACCGTGACCTTCTGCGACAGATCGCCGTTGGCGACCGCCGTCGTCACCTGCGCGATGTTGCGGACCTGACCCGTCAGGTTCCGGAACGCCGTGTTGACGGAGTCGGTGAGATCCTTCCAGGTACCGGCCACACCCGGCACCTGCGCCTGGCCGCCCAGTTCACCCTCGACACCGACCTCCCGCGCCACGCGCGTGACCTCGACACCGAAGGAGGACAGCTGGTCGACCATCGTGTTGACGGTGTTCTTGAGCTCCAGCATCTCGCCGGCGACCTCGACGCTGACCTTCTGCGACAGGTCGCCGTTGGCCACCGCCGTCGTCACCGCGGCGATGTCGCGCACCTGGGTGGTGAGATTCCGGAAGACCGTGTTCACCGAATCGGTGAGGTCCTTCCACGTACCCGCCGCACCCGGCACGTTCGCCTGTCCGCCGAGCCGCCCCTCGCCACCGACCTCGTTGGCGACGCGTGTGACCTCGTCCGCGAACGTCCGCAGCGTCTCGGTCATCTGGTTGATCGTCTCGGCGAGCTGCGCGACCTCACCACGCGCGGACACCGTCACCTTCTGCGACAGGTCACCATTGGCGACCGCCGTCGTGACCTGGGCGATGCCGCGCACCTGCGCGGTCAGATTGCCGGCCATGAGGTTCACCGAATCGGTGAGGTCCTTCCACACACCCGCCACACCGGGCACCTGGGCCTGCCCGCCGAGCTCGCCCTCGGTACCCACCTCGCGGGCGACTCGCGTCACCTCGGAGGAGAAGGAGGACAACTGATCCACCATCGTGTTGACGGTGTTCTTCAGCTCCAGCATCTCGCCGGCCACGTGAACCGTGACCTTCCGGGACAGATCACCCTTGGCGACCGCCGTCGTCACCAGCGCGATGTCCCGCACCTGGGCCGTCAGCCGGTACGCCATCGTGTTGACGGAGTCCGTGAGGTCCTTCCACGAACCGGACATCCCCCGCACGCGGGCCTGACCGCCGAGCTTGCCCTCGGTGCCGACCTCGCTGGCCACCCGCGTGACCTCGTCGGTGAACGTGGACAGCTGGTCGACCAGGTTGTTGACCGTGCGCCCGACCTTGAGGAACTCACCACGCAGCGGATGCCCGTTCCCGTCCGCGGCCTGCGCCCGCAGTTCCATACGCGGCGACAGGTCGCCCTCCGCCACCGCGGACAGCACCCGGCCGACCTCGGAGACGGGCCGTACGAGGTCGTCGACGAGCGCGTTGGACGCGTCGATCGCCGCGGCCCAGGAGCCCTCACAGGCGCCCGTCTCCAGCCGCTCAGTGAGCTTCCCCTCACGTCCGACCATGCGCCGCACCCGCGACAGCTCACCCGTCAGCTGCAGGTTCCGGTCGGCCACCTCGTTGAACACCGCCGCGATCTCGGACATCACGTCGTCGCCGGAGACCGTGAGCCGCTTGCGGAAGTTGCCGTCCCGCATCGACACCAGGGCCGCCAGCAGCCTGTTCATGGCCGCCGTGTCCACCGCCGTGGTGCCATTGCGTGGTTTGCGCTGGTTACTCAGGGACTGTCCGCCTTTCGCGCGCGTCTTAGTGCCCCGCGTCGCTGCGCCAGACTCCACTGTGTCCCTCCCGCAAGGGTCGACCATTACTGCTCGGCGTACTCGGGTACTACTGCTCCGCGAACCGGCAGGCACTCGGCCTGCCCGAACCTTCCCTTCAAGCTTGCCCAGTGTTTCACCATGGTTGAACCAGGCCATAACAGTTCGGCAGCTTCGCACACGGTCCGCACACCCGCGGGACGTAAACACTGGCGACCGGCATCCGCATGGACCGCGAAGGTAAGTAACCTTGCATGCGGCTGTCCAGCCACGCCGGTCCTTCCGGCCTGGGCGGTGGCACGAGCACGAGCGGGCAGGCATCGGAGGGGCACCGCACCATGACCACCGGACTGCATCCCGGGGGACCACCCCAGGATCCCCGGCCGACCGGGAACGAGCTCCTGCCCCGGCAGGAGCGAGTCGGCCACGGAGCACTGCCCGCCGACGACCGGACAAGGAGTTCTGTGATCACCGCGCGCGCGGCCGCCAGCTTCGACCCTGTCGGGCGGTCCGTCGCGACCGCTCGTTCCTTCGTCCGTGACACCCTCCAGGGATGGGGCTTCGCCGACATCGTCGACGACGCCGTGGTCCTCACCAGCGAGCTGGTCACCAACGCCGTGGTGCACGCCGGCACGGCAGCGGACGTTCTGTGCCTGCGCAGCGACGACGGCGTACGGATCGAGGTGGCGGACCGCTACCCGGAACGTGAGATTCCACTCCAGGCGAGCACGCTGAGCATGGGCAACCCCGACCGCGAGGGCGGTCGCGGTCTCCAGCTCTGTGCCGCCCTCGCCGACCGCTGGGGGGTCGAGTACACGCCCACCCGGAAACAGGTCTGGTTCCTGCTGGACCTTCCCGAGCGCGCGGTGGGGACCCGCACCGCGGGCCCCTCCCTCCCCTCCCATCTGCTCCCGCTCGCCGACGGCCGGGTACGCGTGGCGGTCGTCCAGATCGACCGCACGGGCGCGATCAACGCCTGGAACGAGGACGCGGAGGAGCTCTTCGGGTACGCGGCGGAGCAGGTCATCGGCAAGCCGCTGACCGACCTCGCGGCCTGGCCGCACACGCCCGGCACCAGTACCGGCATCGTCGAGGCCCTCCAGCTCTCCCGCTGGGAGGGCAGCTACGGCCTGCGCGGCGCCTCCGGCCGCGTCACGCCCGTCTACGCCTCGCACCTGCGCGTACGGGACACGGACGGGGAGCCCTCGACGGTCTGTCTCCTGGTGCGTGACCACGAACGGGCGGTTCTGCAGACCCCGTTGCGCGTCTCGGCCACCGACACGACCACCAGCTCCGAGGGCCACGCGTCGGACTCCTTCGAGGTCTTCATCGGCTCACCGGCCCCGGACGACCTCGACGGCCTCCTCCAGCGCACGGTGGAGCGCGCCCGCGACATGCTCGACGCCGACTCCGCCTTCCTGCTCCTGGCGACGGACGACGAAACGGAGCTGGAGGTGCGCGCCTCCACCGGGCTCCCCTCCGCCCGCCAGCGGTTCGCCCGCGTCCCCGTGGAGGCGGGCACCGGCCGCTACGGCTCGGCACGCATGCCGGCCGTCCACGAAGACCTCACGGCCGTCCCCGGCGCCGTCCCGCTCCTCAGCGGCACCGGCATGCGTTCGGTCGTCATGGTCCCCCTCAAGGTCGAGGGCCGGCTCACCGGCTCGCTCGGCGTGGCGGCCGAGTCGCCCGGCCGCTACTCGAACGAGGAGGCCCTGCGTCTCCAGTTCGCCGCCGACCGCATCGCGCTCGCCGTGGAGTCGGCCCGGCTGGGAGAGCTGGAGCGTCTGCGCCGCGGCTCGCTGTCGTTCCTCGTCGAGGCCTCGGACCTCCTCGCGGGCACACTGGACCGCGACCAGACGCTGGCTCTCATGGCCCAGATGACGGTCCCGACGCTGGCCACCTGGTGTGCCGTCTACACGATCGCCGACCAGGCCTCGGACCCCTACCTCTCGTACGTCCTGCACGAGGACGAGGAACGCATCGACGGTCTCAAGGCCCTCCTGTCGAAGATCTCCCCTCCGGACCCGGTGCCCACTCCGGGCGCCCGTGTCTGGGCCGCCCCGGCGGAGGCGGCCCACCAGGCCGCCCTGCGCACCTCGATGCGCAGCCTAGGCCTGGGCGGACAGGCGACGGTGAGTTCCGGGATCGGTACGACACTGGCGACGGCCGGCGCGGTCGGCGGCGAGACGGTCGTTCTTCCCCTGGTGGCCCGCAACCGCGTCATCGGCATGCTGACACTCGGCAAGCCGACGGACGAGCACTTCCGCCAGGAAATCCTGGAGCTGGCCGAGGACTTGAGCCGCCGGGCGGCTCTGGCCCTGGACAACGCCCGCCTGTACTCGGAGCGCACGGCCATCAGCCAGTCCCTCCAGCGCAGCCTCCTGCCCCCGGAGCTCCCCCACATCGAGGGCGTCGAGGTGGAGGTCATCTACCGCGCGGCAGGCGAGGGCAACGAGGTCGGCGGCGACTTCTACGACCTCTTCCCCATCCGCGACGGCGCCTACGGCTTCGCCATCGGAGACGTGTGTGGTACGGGACCGGAGGCGGCCGCGGTCACGGGGCTCGCCCGGCACGCGTTGCGCCTGCTGGCCCGCGAGGGCTTCGGCGGCCCCGCGGTCCTGGAGCGTTTGAATTCCGCGATCCTCGACGAGGGCGCCCGCAGCCGCTTCCTGACGCTCCTGTACGGGGAGTTGTGGCCCCAGGAGGACGGCTCGGCGATCCTGAAGGTGGTCTGCGCCGGTCACCCGCTCCCCCTGCGCCTCCGTCAGGACGGCACCGTTGAACCGGCCGCCGATCCCCAGCCGCTCCTAGGCGTCATGGACGACCTGGAGTTGTACGAGCAGACGGTGACGCTCGACCCGGGAGATGTCCTGCTCTGTGTGACGGACGGCGTCACCGAACGCCGCGAGGGCACTCGCATGCTGGGTGACGACGGACTCACGGACGTCCTCACCACGTGCACGGGTCTGACGGCCGGTGCGGTGGCCGCCCGCATCATGCGCGCGGTGGAGCGCTTCGCGAGCGATGCCCCGTCCGACGACATGGCCATCCTGGCGATGCGCGTACCTGGCCTCCAGAAGGACTGACCCCGAAAAGCGCAACCGACCCCGGGACACACGAAAGGCCCCCGCCCTGTAGGGCGGAGGCCTTTTCTGTCTGAGCCCCCAAACGGAATCGAACCGTTGACCTTCTCCTTACCATGGAGACGCTCTACCGACTGAGCTATAGGGGCCTGTTGCTTTCGAGGTCTCCCTCGCTGCAACGGAATAGATCATACCCCGAACGTCTGCGTGCTCCCAACCGCGTTCGAGCAACTAGAAGGCAGGCTGGAGCAGTCCACCGAGGGCATTGCACGTGGACACGATCCGCTGCATCTCGCGCTTCGTCAACGACGCGTCGACGGGCAGCGTCAGCGTCTCGTCGGCGGCCCGCTCGGTCTCCGGCAGGCAAACGTCCTGCCGGAAGGCAGGCATCCGGTGCACGGGAGTCTTCACAGGCACCCTGCACTCGACGCCCTTGGCCCGCACGGCCCGCGCGAAAGCGTCCCGATCGGGCCGCCCGTTCCCCGGCACCCGTACGACGTACTGCTGGTACGTGTGCCCGGCGCCTCGCTCCGGAGTCCGTACGCCCCTCAACCGCCCGTCGAGAAAGGCCGCGTGTGCCCTGCGCTCCTCGATCTCGGCGTACGACGCCTCGGACTCACCCTGTTCGAGCACCAGGAGCCCACGCCGCTGACCGACCTCCCACAGACGTGTCATGTCAGCGGGTCGCCCGAAGCGGTGCACGGCCACGAGGGCGGCCGTCCGTGGTCCGACGGCGGCGTCCACCTCGACGGCGTCCAGGCAGTATGTGGCCGGGTCGATGTCGGCGAACACCGGCAGCGCGCCGGCCTGGATCACAGCCTCGGCGACCTCGGCGTTTCCGAACGCAGGCACGATGACCTCGTCACCGGCTCCGACACCCGCGGCCCTGAGCATTGCAGCAGTACCCATGCCGCCGATGGTGGTCGCACAACGTGAACTCCAAGTGACGCAAAACAAAAAAGAGCTGGTCCCTGAACCTAAGTTCAGGGACCAGCTCTATCAAAAGTTGTTCGGCGGCGTCCTACTCTCCCACAGGGTCCCCCCTGCAGTACCATCGGCGCTGTAAGGCTTAGCTTCCGGGTTCGGAATGTAACCGGGCGTTTCCCTCACGCTATGACCACCGAAACACTATGAAACACTCAAACTGCGGCACCATACCCCGTGGCCAAACAAGGGTATGGGATTGTTCGTGGTTTCAGAACCAACACAGTGGACGCGAGCAACTGAGGACAAGCCCTCGGCCTATTAGTACCAGTCAGCTTCACCCCTTACAGGGCTTCCACATCTGGCCTATCAACCCAGTCGTCTACTGGGAGCCTTAACCAATCTAGTTGGTGGGAATACTCATCTCGAAGCAGGCTTCCCGCTTAGATGCTTTCAGCGGTTATCCCTCCCGAACGTAGCCAACCAGCCATGCCCTTGGCAGGACAACTGGCACACCAGAGGTTCGTCCGTCCCGGTCCTCTCGTACTAGGGACAGCCCTTCTCAATATTCCTACGCGCACAGCGGATAGGGACCGAACTGTCTCACGACGTTCTAAACCCAGCTCGCGTACCGCTTTAATGGGCGAACAGCCCAACCCTTGGGACCGACTCCAGCCCCAGGATGCGACGAGCCGACATCGAGGTGCCAAACCATCCCGTCGATATGGACTCTTGGGGAAGATCAGCCTGTTATCCCCGGGGTACCTTTTATCCGTTGAGCGACGGCGCTTCCACAAGCCACCGCCGGATCACTAGTCCCGACTTTCGTCCCTGCTCGACCCGTCGGTCTCACAGTCAAGCTCCCTTGTGCACTTACACTCAACACCTGATTGCCAACCAGGCTGAGGGAACCTTTGGGCGCCTCCGTTACTCTTTAGGAGGCAACCGCCCCAGTTAAACTACCCATCAGACACTGTCCCTGATCCGGATCACGGACCCAGGTTAGACATCCAGCACGACCAGACTGGTATTTCAACGACGACTCCACCATGGCTGGCGCCATGACTTCAAAGTCTCCCAGCTATCCTACACAAGCCGAACCGAACACCAATATCAAACTGTAGTAAAGGTCCCGGGGTCTTTCCGTCCTGCTGCGCGAAACGAGCATCTTTACTCGTAGTGCAATTTCACCGGGCCTATGGTTGAGACAGTCGAGAAGTCGTTACGCCATTCGTGCAGGTCGGAACTTACCCGACAAGGAATTTCGCTACCTTAGGATGGTTATAGTTACCACCGCCGTTTACTGGCGCTTAAGTTCTCAGCTTCGCCAAACCGAAGTTTGACTAACCGGTCCCCTTAACGTTCCAGCACCGGGCAGGCGTCAGTCCGTATACATCGCCTTACGGCTTCGCACGGACCTGTGTTTTTAGTAAACAGTCGCTTCTCGCTGGTCTCTGCGGCCACCCCCAGCTCAAGCAGCAAGTGCTATCACCAGTGATGGCCCCCCTTCTCCCGAAGTTACGGGGGCATTTTGCCGAGTTCCTTAACCATAGTTCACCCGAACGCCTCGGTATTCTCTACCTGACCACCTGAGTCGGTTTAGGGTACGGGCCGCCATGAAACTCGCTAGAGGCTTTTCTCGACAGCATAGGATCATCCACTTCACCACA of the Streptomyces aurantiacus genome contains:
- a CDS encoding DegT/DnrJ/EryC1/StrS family aminotransferase is translated as MGTAAMLRAAGVGAGDEVIVPAFGNAEVAEAVIQAGALPVFADIDPATYCLDAVEVDAAVGPRTAALVAVHRFGRPADMTRLWEVGQRRGLLVLEQGESEASYAEIEERRAHAAFLDGRLRGVRTPERGAGHTYQQYVVRVPGNGRPDRDAFARAVRAKGVECRVPVKTPVHRMPAFRQDVCLPETERAADETLTLPVDASLTKREMQRIVSTCNALGGLLQPAF
- a CDS encoding response regulator — translated: MVQKAKILLVDDRPENLLALEAILSALDQTLVRASSGEEALKALLTDDFAVILLDVQMPGMDGFETAAHIKRRERTRDIPIIFLTAINHGPHHTFRGYAAGAVDYISKPFDPWVLRAKVSVFVELYMKNCQLREQAALLRLQLEGGGGKAALGDGKEPAGLLAELSARLAAVEEQAEALSKQLDDDSADAAAVATAAHLERKLTGLRRALDALEPGTGSGAASLPSQN
- a CDS encoding HAMP domain-containing protein — its product is MESGAATRGTKTRAKGGQSLSNQRKPRNGTTAVDTAAMNRLLAALVSMRDGNFRKRLTVSGDDVMSEIAAVFNEVADRNLQLTGELSRVRRMVGREGKLTERLETGACEGSWAAAIDASNALVDDLVRPVSEVGRVLSAVAEGDLSPRMELRAQAADGNGHPLRGEFLKVGRTVNNLVDQLSTFTDEVTRVASEVGTEGKLGGQARVRGMSGSWKDLTDSVNTMAYRLTAQVRDIALVTTAVAKGDLSRKVTVHVAGEMLELKNTVNTMVDQLSSFSSEVTRVAREVGTEGELGGQAQVPGVAGVWKDLTDSVNLMAGNLTAQVRGIAQVTTAVANGDLSQKVTVSARGEVAQLAETINQMTETLRTFADEVTRVANEVGGEGRLGGQANVPGAAGTWKDLTDSVNTVFRNLTTQVRDIAAVTTAVANGDLSQKVSVEVAGEMLELKNTVNTMVDQLSSFGVEVTRVAREVGVEGELGGQAQVPGVAGTWKDLTDSVNTAFRNLTGQVRNIAQVTTAVANGDLSQKVTVDVSGEMLQLKNTVNTMVDQLSSFADQVTRMARDVGTEGRLGGQARVDGVSGTWKELTDSVNFMAGNLTSQVRQIAQVTTAVARGDLSQKIDVDARGEILELKNTINTMVDQLSAFADQVTRVAREVGTEGRLGGQAQVPGVAGVWRDLTDSVNGMAGNLTAQVRNIAQVATAVARGDLSQKIDVDARGEILELKNTLNTMVDQLSNFAEQVTRVAREVGTEGILGGQAEVQGVSGTWKDLTQSVNFMANNLTIQVRNIAEVTTAVAKGDLSKKITVDARGEILELVTTVNTMVDQLSSFAEQVTRVAREVGTEGILGGQAHASGVTGIWKDLTDNVNLMANNLTVQVRNISQVAAAVANGDLTRTVTIEARGEVAQLADTFNTMVKTLSSFADQVTKVAREVGTDGILGGQARVPGVAGTWKDLTESVNGMASNLTGQVRNIAMVTTAIAKGDLTKKIDIDARGEILELKTTINTMVDQLSSFAEEVTRVAREVGTEGQLGGQARVRDVDGTWRDLTESVNEMAGNLTRQVRAIARVATAVTRGDLNLKIDVDASGEIQELQDYINKMIANLRDTTIANKEQDWLKGNLARISGLMQGRRDLADVASLIMGELTPVVSAQHGAFFMAMPLDDGKDVGAAHDDSYELRMLGSYGYSMGSMPTSFRPGETLIGTAAKEKRTILVENVPPGYLKIASGLGEAPPAHVIVLPVLFEGTVLGVIELASFHSFTHIQKDFLSQIAEMIATSVNTIAVNTKTEVLLKQSQELTEQLRERSAELENRQKALQASNAELEEKAELLAQQNRDIEVKNTEIEEARQVLEERAEQLAVSMRYKSEFLANMSHELRTPLNSLLILAKLLADNADSNLTPKQVEFAETIHGAGSDLLQLINDILDLSKVEAGKMDVSPTRIALVQLVDYVEATFRPLTAEKGLDFSVRVSPELPATLHTDEQRLLQVLRNLLSNAVKFTDSGAVELVIRPAGAEVPVAIREQLLEAGSLRDADADLIAFSVTDTGIGIAASKMRVIFEAFKQADGTTSRKYGGTGLGLSISREIARLLGGEIHAQSEPGRGSTFTLYLPLHPSELPPQGYPQLSPSMESGALPAGSGDEADARVETPAEVKSYQETQNGAAALFRRRRRTVPAAEQRPALPGHRTQAPDAWDTGDEEVTVRSREVFRFEGEKVLIVDDDIRNVFALTSVLEQHGLSVLYAENGREGIEVLEQHDDVTVVLMDIMMPEMDGYATTSAIRRMPQFAGLPIIALTAKAMKGDREKALESGASDYVTKPVDPDHLLSVMEQWMRGQ
- a CDS encoding SpoIIE family protein phosphatase, with the protein product MTTGLHPGGPPQDPRPTGNELLPRQERVGHGALPADDRTRSSVITARAAASFDPVGRSVATARSFVRDTLQGWGFADIVDDAVVLTSELVTNAVVHAGTAADVLCLRSDDGVRIEVADRYPEREIPLQASTLSMGNPDREGGRGLQLCAALADRWGVEYTPTRKQVWFLLDLPERAVGTRTAGPSLPSHLLPLADGRVRVAVVQIDRTGAINAWNEDAEELFGYAAEQVIGKPLTDLAAWPHTPGTSTGIVEALQLSRWEGSYGLRGASGRVTPVYASHLRVRDTDGEPSTVCLLVRDHERAVLQTPLRVSATDTTTSSEGHASDSFEVFIGSPAPDDLDGLLQRTVERARDMLDADSAFLLLATDDETELEVRASTGLPSARQRFARVPVEAGTGRYGSARMPAVHEDLTAVPGAVPLLSGTGMRSVVMVPLKVEGRLTGSLGVAAESPGRYSNEEALRLQFAADRIALAVESARLGELERLRRGSLSFLVEASDLLAGTLDRDQTLALMAQMTVPTLATWCAVYTIADQASDPYLSYVLHEDEERIDGLKALLSKISPPDPVPTPGARVWAAPAEAAHQAALRTSMRSLGLGGQATVSSGIGTTLATAGAVGGETVVLPLVARNRVIGMLTLGKPTDEHFRQEILELAEDLSRRAALALDNARLYSERTAISQSLQRSLLPPELPHIEGVEVEVIYRAAGEGNEVGGDFYDLFPIRDGAYGFAIGDVCGTGPEAAAVTGLARHALRLLAREGFGGPAVLERLNSAILDEGARSRFLTLLYGELWPQEDGSAILKVVCAGHPLPLRLRQDGTVEPAADPQPLLGVMDDLELYEQTVTLDPGDVLLCVTDGVTERREGTRMLGDDGLTDVLTTCTGLTAGAVAARIMRAVERFASDAPSDDMAILAMRVPGLQKD